One genomic segment of Hymenobacter psoromatis includes these proteins:
- a CDS encoding RagB/SusD family nutrient uptake outer membrane protein has protein sequence MTSRPTPTLRRNLKLATISLLLAAGGLAGCTKDLDRSPFYDLNTKSVYTDPANYIKVLAKLYAGYNLSGQNTTGSPDVFAGQGKDEGETSYLRAYWYLQDLTTDEAVVAWNSGPLQELNRATWTSSNDLVNNMYTRIFYEVAACNEFIRQTSDGQLSSNGISGADADMARVQRAEARFLRALAYYHALDLYGNVPFVTEADAPSKNLPKQISRADLFAYVESELKAIEPLMTPAHRAPYGRADQGAAWTLLAKLYLNAQVYVGTDRNTDCLTYCNKILAADYKLAPEYRLLFLADNNVTSASEIIFPITADGLAEQGYGGTTYLVHASIGGKMLSSNFGVNGGWAGNRTRKNLPNLFTSTDDQRAMFFTNGQTLDIKDLTDFTNGYAVTKWKNVTSTGQPGSDPTGTFADTDFPLFRLGDVYLMYAEAVLRGGAGGTQAQALAYVNALRDRAYGNQSGRITATDLTAPDFILNERGRELYWEASRRTDLVRFGKYTSASYLWPWKGGATQDGAGIADFRSIFPLPSTDLVANPSLTQNPGY, from the coding sequence ATGACCTCCCGCCCTACCCCTACCCTGCGCCGCAACCTCAAGCTGGCCACTATCTCCCTGCTGCTCGCCGCCGGCGGCCTGGCGGGCTGCACCAAAGACCTGGACCGCTCGCCCTTCTACGACCTCAATACCAAGTCGGTATACACCGACCCGGCCAATTACATCAAGGTGCTGGCCAAGCTCTACGCCGGCTACAACCTGAGCGGACAAAATACCACCGGCTCGCCCGACGTGTTTGCTGGGCAGGGCAAGGATGAGGGCGAAACCTCCTATCTGCGTGCGTACTGGTACTTACAGGACCTGACCACCGACGAGGCGGTAGTGGCCTGGAATAGCGGCCCGCTCCAGGAGCTGAATCGCGCCACCTGGACTTCGAGCAATGACTTGGTTAACAACATGTACACCCGCATTTTTTACGAAGTAGCGGCGTGCAACGAGTTTATCCGGCAAACCAGCGATGGCCAGCTCAGCAGTAACGGCATCAGTGGGGCCGATGCCGACATGGCGCGGGTGCAACGGGCCGAAGCGCGCTTCCTACGGGCGCTAGCCTACTACCACGCCCTGGACCTATACGGCAATGTGCCCTTCGTGACCGAGGCCGACGCGCCGAGCAAGAACCTGCCCAAGCAGATTTCGCGGGCCGACCTGTTTGCCTACGTCGAGTCGGAGCTAAAGGCCATTGAGCCGCTGATGACGCCCGCCCACCGTGCCCCCTACGGCCGGGCCGACCAGGGCGCGGCCTGGACGCTGCTGGCCAAGCTCTACCTCAACGCGCAGGTGTATGTGGGCACCGACCGCAACACCGACTGCCTCACGTACTGCAACAAGATTCTGGCCGCCGACTACAAGCTGGCCCCCGAGTACCGCTTGCTGTTTCTGGCTGACAACAACGTGACGTCGGCCTCGGAAATCATCTTCCCGATTACCGCCGACGGGCTGGCCGAGCAGGGCTACGGCGGCACTACCTACCTGGTGCACGCCTCCATCGGGGGTAAGATGCTGAGCAGCAACTTCGGGGTGAACGGTGGCTGGGCCGGCAACCGCACCCGCAAAAACCTGCCTAACCTGTTCACCAGCACCGACGACCAACGGGCCATGTTCTTCACCAACGGCCAGACCCTGGATATCAAGGACCTGACGGATTTCACCAACGGCTACGCCGTGACGAAGTGGAAGAACGTTACCTCGACCGGCCAGCCCGGCTCGGACCCCACGGGCACGTTCGCGGACACGGACTTTCCACTTTTCCGCCTCGGCGACGTGTACCTGATGTATGCTGAAGCCGTGCTGCGCGGCGGCGCGGGCGGTACCCAGGCCCAGGCGCTGGCCTACGTAAACGCCCTGCGCGACCGCGCCTACGGCAACCAGAGCGGCCGCATCACCGCCACCGACCTAACTGCCCCCGACTTTATCCTCAATGAGCGGGGCCGCGAGCTGTATTGGGAAGCCAGCCGCCGCACCGACCTCGTGCGATTCGGCAAGTATACCAGTGCCTCTTACCTCTGGCCCTGGAAGGGCGGCGCTACCCAAGATGGTGCGGGCATCGCCGACTTCCGCAGCATCTTCCCGCTGCCTTCTACTGACCTCGTAGCCAACCCTAGTCTCACGCAAAACCCTGGCTATTAA